In Haloarchaeobius salinus, the sequence ATAAGGGTTGTTCGACTCGACCACGGGGTTTCCTTCGAGCTGCGGGAGCTGCTCGATATCATCCCACCCGACCCCTTCGAGCGAGTAGTCCCATTCAATCGTGATCCCTTGGGCTGGACTGTCGTACGATTCGACCTCCTCCTCGTGGAGGCCTTCTGTGACGTGTGCCTTCCCGACGATCGCTCGTCTTGGAGCGTTCCGGTAGATGAGAACCTGATCGCCAGGCTGGGCTCGCTCGTACGCCTCGATATTGCGCCGTTCCGTTCCATCGGCTTGTGTGGTCTTGTAGAACGCCTCTCCACCTTCCTGATACCACCCTGTGCTGGCGGAGTTGATCCAGAAGTATTGGGTCGAGCCTTCTTTTCCGTTCGTGGATCCTGTTGATTGCGCGTCCTCGGCTTGTAGATCGAGGATGAGCTTGTACAGTTTGCGTGCGGGTTCAGATGTCTCAGCCTTGATGCTCTGCTCATCGGCCTTATCTATGACGTTAAATAGTTGGTCGATTTCCAGCCGAATCGGCACCTCGACTCCGTGATCTGCCTCGTCGGTTGCATGCCCAACGACCTGTTCGTACGTGTTCATGAAGTCGTTGAACGCCGCGAGACCGTCGGCGTAGGATGTCGGCTTTTGATATCCAAAGAAGGAGAGCCCCTCCTTCGTCGCGGCGTTGATGATTGGATACTCGTCGATATGTAGTGACCCGAATAGTTCCCAGACTGTGGTTTGACCACCGAGACGACTTGTATCAGTCCAGGACTCGTCGAATTCGTCAGCGTCACGGATTTCCTTGATGAGCTCTGCGAGATCTTCAATCGACCCATCCCATTGTTTTAATCGCCCTGCTGCGTTCCCGCGTTGGACTGCTGAGTGCATGCGATCCCACATCGCTTTGAATCTCTCCTCGGATGGGTTCGCAATGAATTCGTCCGCACGAGAGGTGATGTCTCTTGTGCGGTCGTGATTCGCGAAATCGAATTCTTCGCCTGCCGATTGTGTACGAGCAACTGTTCGCCATTGCTCGAGTACTCTGTGCCGTCCTGGGAGAAGAGACGAGTCCCCATTTCGGTCTACGTTCGTAGCGAGTAGTGCTGTTCCTTCGGGGGGAACCTCAACTCCGTCGCGCTCGCTTAGCACTGTGAGTAGGTCAACGAAGCCAGACGGCGTGATGTTGAGTTCTTCAATCGTCAGGTGGGGTTGGGTGTAGTACACGCTCTCCTGCCCGCCCTGTCGAAACCGATCGGGTAGCGATCTCTTTTTGATCCCGGTGTCGCTGGACGTCGTCGCAAGATGATCGACCATCCTCCAGTAAGCGTGGCTCTGAGCGCTGGGTAGACCGTCCTCCTGATATATGAAATCACCCACACGAGCCACTGCCTGGATCGACGCGTCCCCATGAATAACAACAAAATCGCCGAGTTCCATGCTTGGAACCTCACCAATAACGAACTGGCGAATCTGCCGCCAGGGGGTGACTGATGAGCCTCCTCCATGTTGGTTTGCTATCCGCTGCTTTACTTCTTCCTCATCAGTAAAATCAACTTCGTCAGGATGTCCGATATCCCAACCAATGGTGATCTTTGGCCCCGGTTCGTCGTTCCACTCGTCCCAGAGGCTGCCGCTCTTACCGGCTCGAATGTTCCAAAAGGTAACGTCACGGAACGGGTCTGTCAGATAATCGTGCGCCTCCAAGTACTCCCTGATGTCACCAGAGGCATCCGACAGCACTGCAGCGAGTGAGTCCGGAACTACGGTTAAATAACCGCCCTGAGCGAGACTAAGCCGCTTCGTGTAGAACAGGTTTTTGTTATTCTCCCTGATATCTGATAGTTTATCTCTGTACTGCGGATCATCGAACAAATCGGCGCTCAGATCGAGGGGCGTATCGAAACGGGTGAATTCCCGAAGATGACGCAAATAGCCGCCCTGTTCCTGCTGTTGCGGTTCCCAGCGCTCCAAAATATAATCCGGGAACTCATGATCGGTAATCAGCTCGGAGTCAACGATGGAGGCTCCCGCTATTGTGTAGTCTTCTTGTAATAAATGAAGGACGATATCGCCCGCGTCTGCTTCTCTGAGTGGCCAGTAGAAGTCCTGGCCTCCCGCCGCCTCCTGTGGGGAAACAATGGCACTGCCGAGACTATACGCTGATGAACCTGGCTTCTTCCATTCCCCATGAATCGCCGTCTTTTCAACCCAAATATCGGGCTGTGAATTCTCGGAATCGGTCACAATACCGCCACTGATTCAGGCCACGTGTATATATATTGGTGAGAAAATGACAACAAGATCTCGGCAACTCATGCAGATCTCGTATCACGGACCAGGTCACGACTAACATCTGGGTTAGATTCACAATGCGGCGGTCTGAACTTCCAATCAACATGCGTGAAGAAGAGCCAATTAAGTGCGGGATATGTGGCAAAGGAATACTCGAAACAGCGGAACCCTCTGGACCAAAAGAGGGGACAGAAAAGATGGCTCAGCCAAAGCAGGCATGGGATATGAAAGGGTCTAACGATCTCAAAAGAGAGGCGGAAAAGGCTTGGGCATTGAAGATCGGGTTTTGTGACAACCACACGAAAAAACACGGCCTCAATAGTGGCGGAAATCTTAATCAGATCTTGCCCAAGGTCTCGCTCCAATGGGTTGCAAGGATACCCGAGCAGTAAATCTCTGAGTCACCACCCGACTCACCTAGCCTGCTCGCTGTCAAGATTTGAACTTCGGAAGGTCAGCCCCGCCCGGGACTATTCTCGCGCGAACGACTCCGTGAGCGCGGAACTTCCCCGGCGGTTCGAACCCAGAGGACGAGAGGATTCGAGTCCTCGCGGTTCGAATCCGCCCGGGACTGCTACAAGTTCTGTCGAAGTTTTCGGGCCACCTGGGCCGAGGTAATCCCACCTTACGGTCGCACGTTCCAGCGCTGCCGTCGGTCGCCGCGAGTAAGCGGTATATGAGTAAGTAACCGACCGGCGAACTCCTGCGACATGGATCAGGACATCGAGAGACGGAGAGTGCTCAGAGGGGCCGGACTCGCGGGACTGGCGGGTCTCGCGGGCTGTCTCGGCAACGGCAACGGCGGTGACGGGACGGACCAGCCGAACGGGACCGAGACGGAGGACGGCAACGGCGACGGGACGGCCACGGAGACGGACGACGGTGGCGGAACCGGCGAGACGCGTCTCTCCTGGCACGCCGGGGGCACGGGTGGGACGTACTTCCCGCTCTCGAACGAGTTCAAGCAGATCGTCGAGGCGAACACGGAGTTCACGCTCCAGGTACAGTCGACCGGCGCGTCGGTCGAGAACGTGGGGTCGCTGGCCAACGGCAGCGCCGACTTCGCGCTCATCCAGAACGACGTGGCGTACTTCGCGCGCAACGGCGAGAGTATCGACGCGTTCGTCGGGAACGCCGTCGAGACACTGCGTGGGGTCGCCACGCTCTACCCCGAGACCATCACGATCGTCACGCTCGCGGGGACGGGCATCAGTCAGCCGGCGGACCTCGAGGGTGCGACCATCAACACCGGCGACCTGGGCTCCGGGACGCAGGTCAACGCGACGCAGATCCTGGAGGTGCTCGGCATCGAGGAGTACGACGAGCAGAACGCGGGCTTCGCGACGGCGGCCGACCAGCTTCGGAACGGGGACATCGACGCGGCGTTCGTCGTCGGCGGCTGGCCGGTCGGTGCCATCGCCGACCTGGCGACCTCGAGCGACATCGAGATCGTCGAGATCACCGGCGACAACCTCCAGGCCGTGCTGGACGCAGCGCCGTTCTACGCCGAGGACACCATCCCCGGTGGCACCTACAACGGCGTCGGGGAGGACCGTGGCACGGTGTCCGTCCAGGCGATGATCGCGACCCGGTCCGACCTCGCGGCGTCGACCGTCGAGTCCGTGACCGCCGCCATCTTCGACAACACCGGCGAACTGAGCATCAAGTCGGAGTTCATCACCCGGGAAACCGCCCAGGACGGGATGTCCATCGAACTCCACGAGGGCGCAGCCGCGTACTTCGGCTGAGCCGATGGACCGGCGTCTGGCCGTCCCCCTGGCGGTGGTCGTCTGCGTCGTGCTGACCGTCTTCGTCGCTGGCCTCGTGGCCGGGCTCCCCTCCGAGCGCGTCCTCGTCGTCTCGGACGCGTCGACCGGTGAGCACCTCCTGACGGTCCCCGTCGAGGAGGGGGCACCGGTGACGCTCGCGTACACCCACAGCGTCGAGCGCACGCCGGTCGAGGACCGGTACGTCGTTCGGGGCAGCGCCCTCGACAACGTCGAGATGCGCTTCCAGTCGTACGGCTGGGGCCTCCCGGCCGACGCGAACGTGACGACCCGCGACGGCTGGTTCGTCTTCGACCCGGATCGCACCTACGAGAGAGTCGTCGTCAGCCCGGGTGAGATCGCCGGGCACGAGCTCCGCGTCGACGGGACCACCTACGATCTGGTCGCGCTGTCGTCGGGGCGCTCGGTGCGCCTCTCCGTCGAACGTCGAAGCGTCCTCCCCCGGCTCAGTTAACCATGCCTGACGAGCCCGACCCGACAACAGACACCACGACCGACGAACTGAGCGAGGTCGAGCGCGAGGAACTGCTGAAGGAACTGGAACGCCGACGGACGCTGACCGGCTGGGTCGCGGTCGTCGTCTCGCTCGTCGCCATCCTCTTCTCGTCCTACCAGATGTGGCTGGCCGCACGTGGCTTCGAGTTCGCCGTCTCGCTCCCGCTGTACGGCGAGTTCGAGTTGGCGACGCTCCAGCAGCTGCAGGTGAACGCGGTCCACGTCGTGTTCGCGCTCGTGCTCGCCTTCGCCATCTACCCGCCGTCGACGGGGCAGGGGTTCGTCTCGCGCCGGGTGGCCCGTGTTCAGCCGGCGGTGCGTGCGCGTGCTGGCGAGGAGTCCCCGGTCACTGCCGCCGTCGACGGATTCGCGAGCGCGGTGAGCTGGCTGCTCGGCGACCCGAGGAACGACCGCATCACGCCGCTCGACTACCTGCTGATGGGGCTGTCGTTGCTGACGGCGTACTACTACCTGACCGAGTTCCGCGAGATACTGCGGATGCGTGCGCTGGGACTCGACGCCGGACGGACCATCGGGGAGGTGTACACGTTCCTCTCGCCGCTGAACACCCTGCCGATTCTCGGGGAGTCGTCGCTGGCGTACCTGCTGGGGGTCGCGGCGGTCCTGCTCGTCCTGGAGGCGACCCGCCGGGCGCTCGGCTTCTACCTGATGGTCATCGTCGGCTCGTTCGTCGTCTACGCCAAGTACGCCTACCTCATCCCGCAGGACATCGCCTACCTGGGCGTGCTCTCGACGGCCGAGGCGCGGTGGTCGACCATCGTCAGGAACCTCTGGTACACCGACCAGGGTATCCTCGGCGTGCCCGTGCTCGTATCCGTGCAGTTCATCTACATCTTCATCCTGTTCGGGGCGTTCCTGGAGGCGTCGGGGGCCGGCAAGTGGTTCATCGACCTCGCGTACAGCCTCACGGGCCGGCGGAAGGGCGGCCCGGCGAAGGCATCAATCCTCGCGTCCGGGTTCATGGGGACCATCTCGGGGTCGTCCATCGCGAACACGGTGACGACCGGCGCGTTCACCATCCCGCTGATGAAGCGCTCGGGCTATCGCCCCGCCTTCGCCGGGGCGGTCGAGGCGTCCGCGTCCTCCGGTGGGCAGATCCTCCCGCCGGTGATGGGTGCGGCCGCCTTCCTCATCGTCGAGTACACGCTCACACCCTACGCGGACGTCATCGTGGCGGCGTCGGTCCCCGCCATCGTGTTCTTCTTCGGCGTCTGGGTGATGGTCCACCTGGAGGCCTCCCGCCAGGGGATCGGGGGCGTCGACGGCGTTGACCTCGTCGACGTGGTTCCGCACCTGAAGCACGGCTGGTTCTACCTCGTCCCGCTCGGGCTCCTGCTCTACTACCTCATCGTCGAACGGCTGTCGGTCGCGCGGTCGGCCTGGTTCACGGTGCTCGCCATCGCGGCCCTCACGGCGTTCGTCGCGGCCTACGGCCGGCGGAACCGGCTCCCGCTGGTCGGGGCCGTCGCACTGCTGGCGGCGGTCCGGGGTGCGGTCGCCTGGACCAACGGCGCGGCACCGGTGCCGGTCATCCTCGGGTCGGCCGGGTGGATTCTCCTCGGAGCCAGCCTGGCGGTGCTGCTCGCCCGCCCCCGACACGACGCGCCGCTGCTGGAGTACGACGACTCGGTCGAGGCGGTGGCGTCGGATATCGCGGACGCGCTCCGGCGACCGGGACTGGCGGGGAGCGGACCGTTCCGCTACGGGGCGTTCATCGTCCGGTCGATGGATGGCGGGGCGCGCACGGCAACCGCTGTCGTCGTCGCCGTCGCGGCCGCGGGCATCATCCCCGGCGTCATCGCGACGACCGGGCTCGGGCCGAACCTCACCGCGCTCATCCTCTCGCTCGCCGGCGGTTCGCTGGTCGTCCTCCTGCTCATCACGGCCGTCTCGTGTATCATCCTGGGGATGGGGATGCCGACGACGGTCACGTACATCATTCTCGTCTCGATGCTCGCGCCGGCCATCGAGGAGTTCGGCGTCCCCATCCTCGCGGCCCACCTGTTCATCCTCTACTTCGGCGTCATCGCCGACATCACGCCGCCGGTCGCCGTCGCCGCCTACGCGGCCTCCGGCGTCGCGAAGTCGGACCCGTTCGACACCGGCGTCGAGGCGTTCTCGCTGTCGCTGAACAAGGCCATCGTCCCGTTCGCGTTCGTCTTCTCGCCGGGCATCCTCCTGTTGCGCCCCACCGGGAACGGCCAGGAGATGCGGGTCATCAACGCGGGAGACGTGGCCGACCTCGGCTTCTTCCTCCCGGAGGTCGTCGTCCCGATCGTCGGCGTGTTCGTCGGCGTCGTCGCCCTCGCGGCGACGGTCATCGGCTACCTCTACACCGACGTGTCGCGGCTGGAGCGGGCGGCGTTCGCGGCTACCGCCCTGCTGTTGATGGCACCGACCCTGCTGATCGGCCCCCTCTCGGCACTCGTCGTGCCGGCTGCAGACTTCGGCATCGTGGCGCGGGCGGTCGGCGGCGTCGGCTTCGCCGCGCTGGTCTACCGGAACCGTCGCCGGGACGAACGCGGCGGTGGGACCGACGCCGTCTCGACGCCCGCGTGAGTCCCACCTGCGGCGGTCGGGTGAGTCGGGCCGACGATGCCGTCTTCCCAGTCGGGCCAAGAACGGACCCTTTTCATAC encodes:
- a CDS encoding EVE domain-containing protein; protein product: MTDSENSQPDIWVEKTAIHGEWKKPGSSAYSLGSAIVSPQEAAGGQDFYWPLREADAGDIVLHLLQEDYTIAGASIVDSELITDHEFPDYILERWEPQQQEQGGYLRHLREFTRFDTPLDLSADLFDDPQYRDKLSDIRENNKNLFYTKRLSLAQGGYLTVVPDSLAAVLSDASGDIREYLEAHDYLTDPFRDVTFWNIRAGKSGSLWDEWNDEPGPKITIGWDIGHPDEVDFTDEEEVKQRIANQHGGGSSVTPWRQIRQFVIGEVPSMELGDFVVIHGDASIQAVARVGDFIYQEDGLPSAQSHAYWRMVDHLATTSSDTGIKKRSLPDRFRQGGQESVYYTQPHLTIEELNITPSGFVDLLTVLSERDGVEVPPEGTALLATNVDRNGDSSLLPGRHRVLEQWRTVARTQSAGEEFDFANHDRTRDITSRADEFIANPSEERFKAMWDRMHSAVQRGNAAGRLKQWDGSIEDLAELIKEIRDADEFDESWTDTSRLGGQTTVWELFGSLHIDEYPIINAATKEGLSFFGYQKPTSYADGLAAFNDFMNTYEQVVGHATDEADHGVEVPIRLEIDQLFNVIDKADEQSIKAETSEPARKLYKLILDLQAEDAQSTGSTNGKEGSTQYFWINSASTGWYQEGGEAFYKTTQADGTERRNIEAYERAQPGDQVLIYRNAPRRAIVGKAHVTEGLHEEEVESYDSPAQGITIEWDYSLEGVGWDDIEQLPQLEGNPVVESNNPYVVTELSRAAYETLLRLAEAGGPAHYWVTAKPEQWDVQSMDEGDEVFYTATNESGRTRNQQEAFEAAGPGDRVLFYASSPMSAVVGEGTVVEGLHSNQPEYRDEPVNGITIQYDGPVDPVDWGTVTSMPELADTALVRTNGRGAIFPLSATAFEAICSGAPIEERIEALQDRLSPLSVSVSLPDSLYYEEEAELRRQIQASLNSGKHIIFTGPPGTGKTKLAKHVCEQVAESQGDVVDDYQFTTATAEWTTFDTIGGYVPNRTAEGDELVFQPRIFLDCFRRDGEIRNEWLVIDEINRSDIDKAFGQLFSVLSGDSVQLPYEREEPVEIASLEEGVARERLKSVVTNEDIFPVTPAWRLLATMNTYDKTSLYELSYAFMRRFNFIHVGVPPLEDDGRVRTSLLDPDGEDNYAEAWLDADDSLRDILEATYEQVAVVWHRVNQHQTIGPSIVRDILGYLAAAGPEVTDDPGPALTDAVVALVFPQLEGMAPQEQRSLISSLSATDVRTEAGAVALTLDGDRLERKAEDFFDLPPRSDE
- a CDS encoding TAXI family TRAP transporter solute-binding subunit, whose protein sequence is MDQDIERRRVLRGAGLAGLAGLAGCLGNGNGGDGTDQPNGTETEDGNGDGTATETDDGGGTGETRLSWHAGGTGGTYFPLSNEFKQIVEANTEFTLQVQSTGASVENVGSLANGSADFALIQNDVAYFARNGESIDAFVGNAVETLRGVATLYPETITIVTLAGTGISQPADLEGATINTGDLGSGTQVNATQILEVLGIEEYDEQNAGFATAADQLRNGDIDAAFVVGGWPVGAIADLATSSDIEIVEITGDNLQAVLDAAPFYAEDTIPGGTYNGVGEDRGTVSVQAMIATRSDLAASTVESVTAAIFDNTGELSIKSEFITRETAQDGMSIELHEGAAAYFG
- a CDS encoding DUF1850 domain-containing protein, with the protein product MDRRLAVPLAVVVCVVLTVFVAGLVAGLPSERVLVVSDASTGEHLLTVPVEEGAPVTLAYTHSVERTPVEDRYVVRGSALDNVEMRFQSYGWGLPADANVTTRDGWFVFDPDRTYERVVVSPGEIAGHELRVDGTTYDLVALSSGRSVRLSVERRSVLPRLS
- a CDS encoding TRAP transporter permease, which codes for MPDEPDPTTDTTTDELSEVEREELLKELERRRTLTGWVAVVVSLVAILFSSYQMWLAARGFEFAVSLPLYGEFELATLQQLQVNAVHVVFALVLAFAIYPPSTGQGFVSRRVARVQPAVRARAGEESPVTAAVDGFASAVSWLLGDPRNDRITPLDYLLMGLSLLTAYYYLTEFREILRMRALGLDAGRTIGEVYTFLSPLNTLPILGESSLAYLLGVAAVLLVLEATRRALGFYLMVIVGSFVVYAKYAYLIPQDIAYLGVLSTAEARWSTIVRNLWYTDQGILGVPVLVSVQFIYIFILFGAFLEASGAGKWFIDLAYSLTGRRKGGPAKASILASGFMGTISGSSIANTVTTGAFTIPLMKRSGYRPAFAGAVEASASSGGQILPPVMGAAAFLIVEYTLTPYADVIVAASVPAIVFFFGVWVMVHLEASRQGIGGVDGVDLVDVVPHLKHGWFYLVPLGLLLYYLIVERLSVARSAWFTVLAIAALTAFVAAYGRRNRLPLVGAVALLAAVRGAVAWTNGAAPVPVILGSAGWILLGASLAVLLARPRHDAPLLEYDDSVEAVASDIADALRRPGLAGSGPFRYGAFIVRSMDGGARTATAVVVAVAAAGIIPGVIATTGLGPNLTALILSLAGGSLVVLLLITAVSCIILGMGMPTTVTYIILVSMLAPAIEEFGVPILAAHLFILYFGVIADITPPVAVAAYAASGVAKSDPFDTGVEAFSLSLNKAIVPFAFVFSPGILLLRPTGNGQEMRVINAGDVADLGFFLPEVVVPIVGVFVGVVALAATVIGYLYTDVSRLERAAFAATALLLMAPTLLIGPLSALVVPAADFGIVARAVGGVGFAALVYRNRRRDERGGGTDAVSTPA